In one Magallana gigas chromosome 7, xbMagGiga1.1, whole genome shotgun sequence genomic region, the following are encoded:
- the LOC105331523 gene encoding uncharacterized protein T25D10.4 produces the protein MESKNNLSVPDDHYSAAIDFSNACREFYINRVRATESFKEQMKEEEKSKEQKPVQRKRSSIDIAMETLRKEMASLMDQDLCLMKQLLTLNETIEDIKTRRWYSDSQNSLKASSVDLGGSEDSLSETDMYAPDEGVLDRKEPTFRVPKIRIESVESVKSNLSDKSVQNSKFVDTHMMVNGKSVHVVHGAQSSVDSGFGDCDSMYQKDIEVTL, from the exons ATGGAGAGCAAGAACAACCTATCTGTGCCAGACGATCACTACTCGGCAGCAATTGACTTTTCCAATGCATGCAGGGAGTTCTATATCAATCGAGTCAGAGCGACGGAGAGTTTCAAGGAACAGatgaaagaagaagaaaaatccaAAGAACAAAAACCAGTGCAGAGAAAGCGATCATCCATTGATATTGCAATGGAAACACTGAGGAAAGAAATG GCTTCTTTAATGGACCAAGACCTGTGCTTGATGAAACAGTTGCTGACCCTGAATGAAACAATTGAAGACATCAAAACGAGGCGCTGGTACAGTGACAGCCAAAACTCGCTGAAGGCTAGCTCTGTAGACCTCGGGGGCAGTGAAGATTCCCTCTCAGAAACAGACATGTACGCCCCTGACGAGGGGGTGCTGGACAGAAAAGAACCGACCTTCCGTGTACCCAAAATCCGCATCGAATCTGTAGAATCTGTGAAATCTAACTTATCGGACAAAAGTgtgcaaaattcaaaattcgtTGACACTCATATGATGGTGAATGGAAAATCTGTGCACGTTGTCCATGGCGCGCAGAGTTCTGTGGATTCTGGATTCGGTGATTGTGACTCTATGTACCAGAAAGACATTGAAGTGACCCTCTAA